One region of Flavobacterium sp. GSB-24 genomic DNA includes:
- a CDS encoding cupin domain-containing protein: MKTLNFASTTVSALSLLALIITNTVSAQQSGIKRTDLQRYDLSVPGYETVQARIDFDAHTAFGKHSHPGEEVIYVLDGVLEYEVEGQSPVTLKAGEVLFIPAGVVHSARNNSHAKASELATYIVEKGKPVLVMKK; encoded by the coding sequence ATGAAAACTTTAAATTTTGCATCAACTACAGTTTCTGCCCTTAGCCTTTTAGCATTGATTATTACCAATACTGTTTCTGCCCAGCAATCAGGAATAAAACGTACTGATTTGCAGCGTTACGATCTTAGTGTACCGGGATACGAAACGGTTCAGGCACGCATCGATTTTGATGCTCATACTGCTTTTGGAAAACATTCTCACCCCGGAGAGGAAGTTATTTATGTTCTTGATGGCGTATTGGAATATGAAGTCGAAGGTCAGTCTCCTGTTACTTTAAAGGCCGGAGAAGTACTTTTTATCCCTGCTGGCGTAGTTCACTCTGCAAGAAATAACAGTCATGCAAAAGCTTCGGAACTGGCAACATATATAGTGGAAAAAGGAAAACCTGTCTTGGTAATGAAAAAGTAA